The following are encoded in a window of Flavobacterium cupriresistens genomic DNA:
- the prfA gene encoding peptide chain release factor 1: MLDRLQIVKQRFDEISDLIIQPDVISDQKRYVQLNQEYKNLKALAEKRDEYVLLMANIEEANEIIADGSDADMTEMAKMQLDEAKERLPELEEEIKFMLIPKDPEDAKNVMVEIRAGTGGDEASIFAGDLFRMYTKYCENQGWRTSVVDMNEGTSGGFKEVIFEVTGEDVYGTLKFEAGVHRVQRVPQTETQGRVHTSAATVMVLPEAEEFDVQIDMNDVRVDFFCSSGPGGQSVNTTKSAVRLTHIPTGLVAQCQDQKSQHKNKDKALTVLRSRLYEQELAKKEAEDATKRTSQVSSGDRSAKIRTYNYAQGRVTDHRVGLTLYDLGNIMNGDIQKIVAELQLVNNMEKLKEASEVF; the protein is encoded by the coding sequence ATGTTAGATAGACTTCAAATAGTAAAACAACGTTTTGACGAGATTTCGGATTTGATTATCCAGCCGGATGTTATTTCGGATCAGAAACGTTATGTGCAATTGAATCAAGAGTACAAAAACTTGAAAGCATTGGCTGAAAAGCGTGATGAATATGTGCTGTTGATGGCTAATATAGAAGAGGCAAACGAAATTATTGCTGATGGAAGTGATGCAGATATGACCGAAATGGCCAAGATGCAATTGGATGAAGCAAAAGAAAGACTGCCTGAACTTGAGGAAGAAATTAAATTTATGTTGATTCCTAAAGATCCTGAAGATGCTAAAAACGTGATGGTCGAGATTCGTGCTGGTACGGGTGGAGATGAGGCGAGTATCTTTGCAGGGGATTTGTTCAGAATGTATACAAAATACTGTGAAAATCAAGGTTGGAGAACTTCGGTTGTAGATATGAACGAAGGAACTTCGGGTGGTTTTAAAGAGGTTATTTTTGAGGTTACGGGTGAAGATGTTTACGGAACTTTGAAGTTTGAAGCTGGTGTACACCGTGTACAACGTGTTCCTCAAACGGAAACTCAGGGTCGTGTGCATACCTCGGCAGCTACCGTTATGGTTTTGCCGGAAGCGGAAGAGTTTGATGTACAGATTGATATGAACGATGTTCGTGTGGATTTCTTCTGTTCGTCAGGACCTGGTGGACAGTCTGTAAATACTACAAAATCTGCGGTACGTTTAACGCACATTCCGACCGGATTGGTGGCGCAATGTCAGGATCAGAAATCGCAACATAAAAATAAAGACAAAGCGTTAACGGTTTTACGTTCTCGTTTATACGAACAAGAATTGGCTAAGAAAGAGGCTGAGGATGCTACAAAACGTACTTCTCAGGTAAGTTCAGGTGACCGTTCGGCTAAGATTCGTACTTACAACTACGCACAAGGTCGTGTAACGGATCACAGAGTTGGATTGACTTTATACGATTTAGGAAATATTATGAATGGTGATATTCAGAAAATTGTGGCTGAGCTGCAATTGGTGAATAATATGGAGAAATTGAAGGAAGCTTCGGAGGTTTTCTAA